The Candidatus Methylomirabilota bacterium genomic sequence CTTTGCGAATCCCTTCATCAAGTACGTGGTTCCCGGTGCATAGCGAAGGGTGAGGTTTGAAGGGCGATAGCCGATCGCCCAGGAGAAGGACGCGGTGCTTCTCTCGTATCTGCCGATCTTTATCCTGATCCTGTTGGCGACCGGTTTTGCCCTCGCTACCCTTTTTGCATCCCATGTGCTCGGGCCGCGACGGCCCACTCACGCGAAGCTCACCCCGTACGAGTGCGGGATCGACCCGGTGGGCTCCGCCCGGGAGCGATTTTCGGTCAAGTTTTACCTGGTCGCGATGTTGTTCATCATCTTCGACATCGAGATCGTGTTCCTGTATCCTTGGGCGGTAATCCTGAATGGTCTCGGACTATTCGGGTTGATCGAGATGGTTCTCTTCCTCGGTATCCTCCTGATCGGGCTCCTGTATGTCTGGAAGAAGGGGGGCCTGGAATGGATCACGTAAAGGAGGCGGAGGAGAATCTCACCGTTTCAAAGCTGCGGGAAAGGTTCCCGGAGGCGACATTCTCGACCAGAAGCTTTCGAAACGAAACGACCTTCCTCGTCAGGTCCGGCGACATCATTCGGATCTGTCGCTACCTGAAAGAGGATCCCGGTCTTCTCTACGATTTCCTTTCTGATCTCACCGCGGTTGATCGGTTCGGAGACCACCCGCGTTTCGAGGTGGTCTACCATCTCTATTCCCTTCAGTACAAATGGCGGCTCCGGCTTAAGGTGCACGTTGAGGAGGGTGAGGCGACGCCCAGCGTGACGTCGGTCTGGGGCGCGGCCGATTGGCATGAGCGTGAAGTATTCGATATGTTCGGAATCCGCTTTGAGGGTCACCACGATCTCCGACGGATCCTCATGCCGGAGGAGTGGGAGGGATTTCCGCTTCGGAAGGACTATCCGGTGCAGGCCTCGCCGAAATGGTGGGAAGAGGAGACGACGGGTGACTGAACGGCGCACCATGACCATCAACATGGGGCCGCAGCACCCCAGCACCCATGGCGTGCTGCGTCTGGTCCTGGAACTGGACGGAGAGATTATCGTCCGATGTACGCCGCATATCGGCTACCTGCACACCGGGATGGAGAAGATCGCAGAAAGCAAGCGGTACCAGCAGGTGATCCCGATTACGGACCGGATGGATTATCTGGCCCCCCTCAGCAACAACCTCGCCTATGTGCTGGCCGTCGAGAAACTGCTCGGCATCGAGGTCCCTCCGCGGGCGCAGGTCATCCGCGTAATGCTGACGGAACTGACCAGGATCGGAAGCCACCTGGTCTGGCTCGGGACCCATGCCATCGACATCGGAGCCATGAGCGTCTTTCTCTACGCCTTTCGGGAGCGCGAGGCGATCCTGGATATGTACGAACAGGTGTCCGGGGCCCGGATGATGTCCAGCTACTTTCGGGTCGGCGGCCTGTTCGCCGATCTGCCGGAGGGGTTCGAGCAGACAGTACGGTCGTTTATCGCCAGCTTTCCCGACCGCCTGGCCGAGTACGAAGACCTGCTGACGCGAAACCCGATCTGGATCGAGCGGACCAGGGGGGTGGGTGTGATTAAGCCGGAAGACGCAGTGGACCTCGGCTTAAGCGGTCCAAGCCTGCGGGCCTGCGGAGTCGCGTGGGATATCCGCAAGTCGAATCCTTATTCAGGCTATGACCAATTTCACTTCGAGATGTCCCGAGGAAGCCATGGCGATGTCTACGACCGATACCTCTGCCGTATCTTTGAGATGCGGCAGAGCGTTGCCATCGTTCGTCAGGCTCTGGAACGCCTTCCGGCCGGACCGGTCGTGGTAGCCGATCCGAAGCTCATCCCGCCGCCCAAGCCGATGATCAAACAGAGTATGGAGGCACTCATTCACCACTTCCTGCTCTGGTCGGCGGGATTTACCGTACCGGCAGGAGAGGTCTATCAGA encodes the following:
- the ndhC gene encoding NADH-quinone oxidoreductase subunit A, translating into MLLSYLPIFILILLATGFALATLFASHVLGPRRPTHAKLTPYECGIDPVGSARERFSVKFYLVAMLFIIFDIEIVFLYPWAVILNGLGLFGLIEMVLFLGILLIGLLYVWKKGGLEWIT
- a CDS encoding NADH-quinone oxidoreductase subunit C, with translation MDHVKEAEENLTVSKLRERFPEATFSTRSFRNETTFLVRSGDIIRICRYLKEDPGLLYDFLSDLTAVDRFGDHPRFEVVYHLYSLQYKWRLRLKVHVEEGEATPSVTSVWGAADWHEREVFDMFGIRFEGHHDLRRILMPEEWEGFPLRKDYPVQASPKWWEEETTGD
- the nuoD gene encoding NADH dehydrogenase (quinone) subunit D, whose amino-acid sequence is MTERRTMTINMGPQHPSTHGVLRLVLELDGEIIVRCTPHIGYLHTGMEKIAESKRYQQVIPITDRMDYLAPLSNNLAYVLAVEKLLGIEVPPRAQVIRVMLTELTRIGSHLVWLGTHAIDIGAMSVFLYAFREREAILDMYEQVSGARMMSSYFRVGGLFADLPEGFEQTVRSFIASFPDRLAEYEDLLTRNPIWIERTRGVGVIKPEDAVDLGLSGPSLRACGVAWDIRKSNPYSGYDQFHFEMSRGSHGDVYDRYLCRIFEMRQSVAIVRQALERLPAGPVVVADPKLIPPPKPMIKQSMEALIHHFLLWSAGFTVPAGEVYQSIESPRGEYGVYLVSDGSNKPYRVHFRAPSFVNLQALPRMVEGRLVADLVAIIGSIDIVLGEVDR